The Rosa chinensis cultivar Old Blush chromosome 7, RchiOBHm-V2, whole genome shotgun sequence DNA segment AGATTTCTCCATCCAATTTGGGGAAATAAATGATTTTGAATTTGGCGTCATCAcatcgtctttttttttttggtcatagTCATAACTCATCACAACATCTAAGCTTCAAACAGTTTAGAAAGTGGGTGTTCACTATTTACCTTGAAGAGTCAACTTCAAATATCTCTCTCTTATCTACTTGTTTTTCTTCCTGAGAATAAGCATGTTTATAATGTCGGATCACTATCTTCAACTTTCTAATCAATTCGTTCAGACTTCTTCATCAACCTTTTCTTTTGGGTGGTATGTGTGTATTTACAAAAGGAGCTAAAGAAAAAGGCATAGTGTGACGCCGAAAGGATTATATCGATTATAGATCAAGTGACAAATGGATGAGGCCTATGATTCCTACATCCACTTAGGCACTTGCTGCGATGGAGAATGAAGGTGATTTGTGTATATAGCGTAACCCAAATGAAGTCTGATCTTTCATCTTTGTAAGCCTACAAGACCCATACACATGCATTTTCAAATAAGGTAGAGAAGTCGCATGCATTCTCATAGCCTAATATGCTAGAGAAGttgggttgttttttttttttaataattttttttttaataattttttttattaaaggtaaaaagaaaaaaacaaggttCAAGACTTCAATATGCAAAAAATTTGAGATATCAACTACCTTGTAGTAGAAAAAATTCATATTCAAGACCAATTTttactaattttaattttcttgtcGTCGTTTTGAATTTACGTCTCTCATTGAAATCATGGGAATATTCTGGAGTGGTGCCTTATTGTGTCATAAATTGCAAATGTAGGCGTACATGCCTTGGGAGGCTCACGACACTTTGAGTTTTCTATGGTACTTTTGGGATTTTCCATGGTCTCTCTACCCATCTACTATTCCTTTCAACACCTTGAAAGTAGGGTGGAGTTACACAATTATGTTGGCTTTGAAGTGAATACGCATGGTTGGGGACTTGGGGCTTTATTTGATCATCAAAATCCAACAACGAAGAATAAATTTATTAACAAATATGACATttcactttttatttgtttatttattataaaaatacCACTATatctttttttgagaatgaaaaatACCACTATATGTTAATGTAGGTTTTAAGCAAAATCCCAGTTGAAATTCCGCCCATATTTAATCCTATACATAGGGCAATGCTGTGTGTACATTTTGCTTTATTCAAGCCTTCTCGATGACTTGGGAATGCAATAACCCCCAACTAGAAAAAGCATGAAATGAGGCAGCCCATTGAAACCAAAAAGTCTATTCGCACAACCCCAGTTTTAGTTTACGGCAGTTAGTTTGGGTTCAAAGTCTCTTGGTTTGGGTTCAAAGTCTCTTCTCttatcttctcaaaaaaaaaaaaaaaaagtctctctTATCTTCCACCTGTTTATTTATTAGTCATCAACTCATCACCCAAGAGGTAAGAAATTCTACCACAAAGAGCGATGGAGTCAGGTACaataaagaaaaccaaaatacaaATGCTATACGAAGCCTGTAGGGTTATATTTTCTCAGAAAGAGCTTCCAACTTTCAAAGAAATTCACTGGCTCAAAGATTTCCTGGGTGTGATTTCTTGTTCactatcttatatatatataatataaatatgTTATGTTTATGTTAGAATCTATGGAACTCAATATTGAATTCAATGCAGGCACATTTGAAGCAATAGATTTTGGAATCGATGAACATGGCTTGTGTGGATCTCCATCTTCTACTCCAAAGAGTGATAAGGGATTGATTTGTGGACAAGGCATCTCCCAGATCACTTACATTCATGTTTATGAATGTGAACAATTCTCTGTAAGTAGATAGATCGGTGTGTTATTGTCAAGCACTACATTAGATTTGTTATGTTGTCGCATCGTGACTAGACCGCATTTGTTTATACAGATCGGCGTGTTTTGTTTTCCGGCGGGAGGGATGCTTCCGCTTCATGATCACCCTGGAATGACCGTGTTTAGCAAACTCCTTTATGGTTCTTGTTATGTTAAAGCTTACGATTGGGTGAAGGTCGAGAGTTCTACTGGCTTCCCAACATGTAAGAATCTACGACCTCCAAATAGTTAATTACCATTCCTTTATCATGTTTAccttaaaaaagaagaagatgtggATTAACgtggaaatttcggttaaaatCAATGGGTGCAGTTGGATTAGGAGGCAAGGTTTTGGATGGCTTAATGAGTGTTCCATGTGAAACTTCTGTTCTATTTCCAAAAAGTGGTGGAAATATTCACGCTTTTACTGCGTTAACTCCTTGTGCGATCTTGGATGTATTGACTCCACCATATTCTGAGGAGCTTGGGAGGCCTTCTACTTACTTCATGGAATTTCCTATTCCTTCCTTGCCAGGTAACTACAACCTATGATTTATACAAACGATGTATCGATACATAGTTGGGATCAAGTTGAGATGTGGTACATGAGGTAATCGAGCATATATTTAACTTCTCGACCTATATCTTTTTTTTATAGAATATTCTCGACCTATCTCTTGACTCATATATTGATCTCATCTTATTAGATCGATACATATATACAAAAAGTCAATTATCTAACTATTTAAGAAAATACTTATTTATGAGTAGTTTTCTAAAAAAATCTATTTATGTACTTCAGGCTATACGATCCTTGAGGAACGAGACCTACCGGATGACCTAGTAGTTGAAGGAGCACCATATCTTGGCCCTCCTATTGAagctgatgatgatgacaaCGACCATTGTTGACCAATGTGGATTATTTGTTTCATAGAATTGTAGGGTAAATGATTATGCATAATTAGTTGCATCAATCTATAGCTAGGGAGTTAAAACACAGTTTGAATTGCCAA contains these protein-coding regions:
- the LOC112180556 gene encoding plant cysteine oxidase 1, whose translation is MESGTIKKTKIQMLYEACRVIFSQKELPTFKEIHWLKDFLGTFEAIDFGIDEHGLCGSPSSTPKSDKGLICGQGISQITYIHVYECEQFSIGVFCFPAGGMLPLHDHPGMTVFSKLLYGSCYVKAYDWVKVESSTGFPTFGLGGKVLDGLMSVPCETSVLFPKSGGNIHAFTALTPCAILDVLTPPYSEELGRPSTYFMEFPIPSLPGYTILEERDLPDDLVVEGAPYLGPPIEADDDDNDHC